Proteins encoded in a region of the Fundulus heteroclitus isolate FHET01 chromosome 2, MU-UCD_Fhet_4.1, whole genome shotgun sequence genome:
- the cpa4 gene encoding carboxypeptidase A4: protein MPHTLNSPDKMKGLWFLLALVAVAKAEKSFTGDQVVRVDVQSEEQLKLLQVLESEEKWNLDFWLHPVSTELPVDVLVPHTHLAAVKEYLQAHNIPFTVMIDNLQELLDQEKAEMKENHLREHSTRSFNFGAYHRLETIYSWMDTFVAQHSNLVTKLDIGRSYENRPMYVLKFSTGGTKRPAIWIDLGIHSREWVSQATGVWTANKIATDYGTDASLTSLLNTMDIYMLIVANPDGYVVTHTNNRMWRKTRSKNSGYACLGVDPNRNWNAGFGGPGASSYPCSESYHGPSAHSEIEVKNMVNLIQSHGNFKSFISVHSYSQLLMYPYGYTCRGAPHQAELDSVAKAAVQKLSSLYGTSYKVGSICNIIYQASGGSIDWSYDAGIKYSFAFELRDTGRYGFILPADQIIPTASETWLALKHIMEYVRDHPY from the exons CGACCAGGTGGTCCGAGTTGATGTGCAGTCAGAGGAGCAGCTCAAGCTACTGCAGGTTCTGGAATCTGAAGAAAAATGGAAT CTGGACTTCTGGCTCCACCCAGTCTCCACTGAGCTCCCTGTAGATGTCCTAGTGCCCCACACCCATCTTGCTGCTGTGAAGGAGTACCTGCAGGCCCACAACATCCCTTTCACGGTCATGATTGATAACCTTCAG GAACTTCTCGATCAGGAGAAAGCTGAGATGAAGGAGAACCATCTCAGGGAGCACAGCACCAGGAGTTTCAACTTTGGAGCCTATCATCGTCTTGAGACA ATCTACAGCTGGATGGACACGTTTGTGGCTCAGCACTCAAACCTGGTGACTAAGCTGGATATTGGCAGATCTTATGAGAACAGGCCCATGTACGTCCTCAAG TTCAGCACCGGAGGCACCAAGCGCCCTGCCATCTGGATAGACTTAGGCATCCACTCCAGAGAGTGGGTGTCTCAAGCCACAGGAGTGTGGACAGCCAACAAG ATTGCCACTGATTATGGTACTGATGCATCTTTGACTTCCCTTCTGAACACCATGGATATTTACATGCTTATTGTGGCCAACCCTGATGGTTATGTTGTCACACACACCAAT AATCGGATGTGGCGTAAGACCCGTTCTAAGAACTCCGGCTATGCGTGTCTTGGAGTCGATCCGAACAGGAACTGGAATGCAGGATTTGGTG GCCCTGGTGCCAGTAGCTACCCCTGTTCCGAGTCGTACCACGGCCCCTCTGCTCACTCTGAGATCGAGGTGAAGAACATGGTGAACCTGATCCAGAGCCATGGCAACTTCAAGTCCTTCATCTCTGTGCACTCCTACTCCCAGCTGCTCATGTACCCCTACGGTTACACATGCAGGGGTGCTCCCCATCAGGCTGAGCTG GACTCTGTTGCCAAAGCTGCAGTGCAGAAACTCAGCTCCCTCTACGGCACCTCGTACAAGGTTGGAAGCATCTGCAACATCATCT ATCAAGCCAGTGGTGGGAGCATTGACTGGTCCTACGATGCGGGCATCAAATACTCTTTTGCCTTTGAGCTGAGGGATACAGGTCGCTATGGCTTCATCCTGCCAGCTGATCAGATCATCCCCACTGCCTCAGAGACTTGGTTGGCCCTGAAGCACATCATGGAATACGTCCGTGACCACCCCTATTAG